Sequence from the Vicinamibacteria bacterium genome:
CTCTCATCTGCACTTTGTTGGCGACGATCCTCTACCGACAGCGCGCCTCCGCCTACCGGGCACGCAGGAAAGCCGAGAAAGCCTTCGAGGAGCTCCGGTCGGCGCAGGCTCGCCTCGTCGTCGCGGAGAATGCGCGGTCTCTAGGACGGTTCGCCGCCGCCTTGAGTCACGAGTTCAACTCTCCGCTCGGGGCGTTACGGAGCTCCATGGATACTCTCGTGTCACTCATCGGCAAAGCGGGTCACAAGGTGCCGCCTGATCAGCTCGAGGAAGTCGCCACGGGCGTCGCCGAGACCGCGCGTCAGTCCTTGCGGAGGCTCACCGATACGATCGATCGGATCAAGCATTTCACCAACCTCGACCGGGCCGAGATCCAGATGGTCAACTTGAACGAGCTCTGGGTCGACACGGTGGCCCTTCTCGGAGGCGAGCTCGGCGGAAGGGCTGGCGTGAAGCTCGATCTGAAACCGCTTCCACCGTTGAAGTGTCGACCTCAACAGTTGAGCGCCGTCTTCTCCAACCTGTTGCGGAACGCGGCCGCGGCGACCGACGCCCGCGGCACCATCAAGATCACGACCGCCAACCGGGGTTCGCACGTCGTGCTCGAGGTGCACGACGACGGGAAGGGAATTCCTGTGGAGCGGCTGCCCTATCTGTTCGATCCGGCATTTCGCCCGGAGGGCGCTCGCGTCGGAACGGGCTGGGGGCTCTTCG
This genomic interval carries:
- a CDS encoding HAMP domain-containing sensor histidine kinase, which produces MTTTHVRELFFPQDELDTEFRTALECLSLTGLRIASGIAIGGSLLVVLMGLLGVPGMSQLFTLERGLPTLALAFVPFGLSFVPSLQPYYRLIGALAGFLVSLEAIFGLMSTVPDPVHAAHLAAIKVTAVMLVAIAAFPMRPLQVLVMGLGITGAMMAVLQRVEQGAIAVVSVFIVTLICTLLATILYRQRASAYRARRKAEKAFEELRSAQARLVVAENARSLGRFAAALSHEFNSPLGALRSSMDTLVSLIGKAGHKVPPDQLEEVATGVAETARQSLRRLTDTIDRIKHFTNLDRAEIQMVNLNELWVDTVALLGGELGGRAGVKLDLKPLPPLKCRPQQLSAVFSNLLRNAAAATDARGTIKITTANRGSHVVLEVHDDGKGIPVERLPYLFDPAFRPEGARVGTGWGLF